The Hymenobacter sp. DG01 sequence CACGGTAAGGTCGTTGATGAGGTGGTAGCTCTGGAATACGAAGCCGATTTTGTGGTTGCGCAGCGCGGCCAGCTCCTTATCGGAGTAGGACTGCACCGGGCGGCCATCCAGCTCAATCACGCCGCTGGTCGGCTCATCGAGCAGGCCCATAATGCTGAGCAAAGTCGATTTTCCGCAGCCCGAAGGCCCCATGATGGACACGAACTCGCCCTTGTTGATGGTCAGGTTTACCCGGTTCAGGGCTACCGTTTCAATGGTTTTGGTCTGGTAGATTTTCTCGATGTCGCGCAGCTGAATAACGGGTTGGCTGGTAGCCGCGAGGGTAGCGCCGTTGGCCTGGGGCCGCACGGCCGATTGGGCGAGGATGTTTTCCATGGGAAGGCGGAAGAGAAGATGAGGAAGGTGCTGAAAGAGTGTCCGGTTTTGAGCCAAGCCCCACCCGGTGTACAGTAGTGTAGCCAAGCAGCGTACCAATTTTATAAATTATTATTAATCAATAACTTATACCATTATTGCAAATAATACATTCAACAAAATCTGTCCATTTCCGGACAGGGTGTTCGTTCTTACAAAGCTGAGGTGTTCACCTGACTTTCTCTCTGTCATCCTGACGAGGGAAGGACCTCTCCCGCTTCGTTTCAACCTTCTGAATTAGCCAGCAGCAGAGGTCCTTCCTTCGTCAGGATAACGACCGTAAGTCCTGTGGTTCTGAATGACAACTATGAACCTCAAGGCCCATAACGACCGCCGCCCTACCCCTCTTCAGACACCTGAAGGGGGTAGGGCGGCGGGATTCTGCCAGCGAGTTTTGCTTGAGTTTTTGGCTACTTCGCAGCCAGGGGCAGCTGCCGCTCGAAGTCATAGAGGGTGAGGGCGCGCAGACGGTAATGGGCTACCCAGGCGGCGCGCAGGGCCAAGATGTAGGCGCGGCGGGCCTGATCCTTTTCGGCGGAAGCAATGGTGAGGTCGGTGAGGCTGATGCGGCCGACTTTGTAGGTAGCCTGGGCAATGGTGTAGCGCTGCTGAGCCAGGGAGTCGGCGCGGGCCGAGAGGTTTAGCTGCTCACTGAGGGTAGCCAGCTGGGTAGCCTGCACCTGCACATTCAGCTCGAAGGAAGTTTCTTCCTGGGCTACGTCGGTTTGCACCTGGCGGCGGGTCAGCTCGGCGGTTTTCACAATGGATTTCTGCTTACCCCAATCTACCAGCGGCAAGGCAAACGTGAGCTGCACCTGCTGCTGGTTTTGCAGGGCCAGGTAGGTATCCCAGAGGTTGCCGGCCTGGTTTACGTAGCCCAGATTAGCCGACAGCGTGGCCTGAAAGCCTGTGGTACCACGGGCCAGGGCCACTTCCCGCTCGGCCTGCAACAGCCGCCGCCGGAAGGCCAGCACCACGCTCCGGTTCTGGCGGGCCTGGGCCAAAGCCTGCTCGGCGAGCACTACCAGGCGCGGCGCGGCGGGCGGCACCGCCAGCCGTATAGTTGCGGCTTGCAGCCCGGTGTAGCTCTGCAGACTCACGGCGGCATTCTGGGCATCAAGCTGCCCCTGGGCCATGGCCTGGCGGGCGTTCAGCAAGTTGAGCTCTAGCCGCAGCAGGTCGCTTTGGGAGAGGCGGCCCAGTTGGTAGCGCTCCTTCCCTATCCGCAGCAGCTCCTCGTTGGCCTGCACGTTCTGGCTGGCTACCTCGGCGTTTACCTGCTGTTCCAGCACATCAAAATACAGCTCCGTGATGCGCTGGGCAATGCTTTCGCGCTCCTCCACGTACTGGCGCTGACTTTCTTCGTAGCGCAGGGGCTCAATGCGCCGGTCCCACTTCAGGCCGTTGAACTTGCCCAGGGGCTGGGTCAGGCCGATGGCCACGGGCTGGTTGTTGTAGCGCTTCAGGCGGCCATTGAAATCGTCGAAGCGCTGCACCTCGGAGGCCACAAACACCTGCCCGCCCGTCAGGCCAATGTTCTGGGTTACCGATAAAGCCAGGTTGGAGTTGTTGATGCGCACGGCCCGGAAATCAGTGGTGCCATCGGGCTGTACTACGGGCGTCACGGCGCGGCTGAAGCCCGGCAGCGTGCCCTGCAAGCCTAACTGCGGGCGGTAGTTGGCCTGGTAAGTGCGCCACACCCAGTAGCTTTTGTCGCGGGTGGTTTGGGTTTGCTTCGCGGCGGCCGACTGGTTCAGGGCCAGGTCGATGACGCTGGGTAGCGTGAGGGCGGGAGCCGGAGCCTGCGCGGCGGCCGGTTGGTGCAGGAGCCCTACTACGGGCAGCAGCCACAGGAAAGGCTTCATGGCTTAGAGATATTCATACAACATGGGCGCACATGGCAAGGGCCACCGGCCTAGCGTGCGGACTTCGTCAGGGTAGCGCTGGCTACGGAGGGTAGCTCCTGCTGCAGGTACTGCTCCAGCTGGGTCAGGCGGCTTTGGCTGATGTTCTCGTTTACCAGCAGCACAATGCCCAGATTTCGCTCGGGGTACACCACAAAGCGCGTGTTAAAGCCGATGGACTGCCCATCGTGGTAAATCCGGCGGCGGCCGTTGGTATCGGTGTCCAGCATCCATCCCAGGCCCATGCCAAATTCTCCCTCGGTACCGCGGGTGCGCTGGTGCGCCAGGCGCACGGCCGGCTCGCGCTCTGCTAAGTTGGCCGCGGCGTACTTCAGAAGGTCGGCGGCGGTGGAGCTCATGTTGGGCCCGCCCCAGTAGCCAGTGTAGTTGGGGTGTTGCTGGGGCTGCTGTTGCTTATCGTAGCCGGTGGCGTAACGCTGGTGCTCGGTGGCCGACAGAACGCGTTTCGTGTCCGTCATGCCAAAGCGAGTCCGGACGAATTTGGTCACGAGTTGCTCGTAGGGCTGCTGGTACACGCGCTCCAGCAGCAACTGCAGCACCAGCATGGCTACCCCATTGTAGCGGTAGGTAGTACCGGGCTTCGTGGCGAGCTGAAACTGATGCATGTCGCGCAGCAGGCTGTCGGCAGAATACTGGTTGTAGTAGGCCGTTCTTTCTACCAGGCTCATCTTGCTTTGCCACTCCTTCCGGGCCGGGCTGTACACCTGGGACGTGGTGGGCATGCCGGAGGTATGGTTGGCCAGGTGCAGCACCCGGACAGGCTCACCTTCAAAGGCTAGGTTGGGGTAGGAACCCGGCAGGTACTTCCGGATATCATCGTCGAGCTTCAGCTTCTTATCCAGCACAGCCTGCGCCAGCAACGTCCCCACAAAGGTTTTCGCCACGGAACCCATGTCGTAGTAAGTAGCGGCAGTCGGCCGCCGGCCCGAGCCTTTTTCAACTTCGCCGTAGTTGTAAAACGACATCTTGCCTCCCTGGTAGATACCGATGGAAAGGCCGGCCGCATCGGGGTGCTGCATGTAGAGCGTGGCGGCGCGGTGCACGGCCTGGTCCAGGGCGCTTTGCTGGCGGTTGTCCGTCAGGGCCGGGGTAGTACGGGCGTTGGGCTGGGCAATGAAATCCGAAATGGTATAGTCATCCAGCACGCCAGGAGCCGAGGACACCAACATCACGCGCAGGTTTTGCTTTTCGCCCCGCCACTCAAACTCATGGCGCTTGCCCTGCTCGCTCAGGGCCTTGGTGGCCGTAATCCGACCGGTTTTGGCTTTCAGGTCCGTCAGAAACCGCGTCATGCTGCCCGCCTCCTCCAGCTGGCGCAGGGCCGGGCTGCTGGAAGCTTCACTGGCTTTAAAGTCGCCGCGGTTGAACTGGGCAATCAGCGAGTCGTTGAACTGCTGGTAGGAAGTAAAGGCGGGCGCCTGGGCCTGGGCAGACAAGCTGCACAGCGTTGAAACGGAGAAGGCCAGGGCGGTTGTCAGGGAGCGAAGGAGTAGCATGGGATAGAAAGGATTAAGAAGTGGTAGGGAGTAGTTTGGCGAAGGAATTAGTCTTGAATGGTCAGCTCGGGGGTTTCGGTGTGGTCCTTCATATCGGACACAATGACTTCTTCGCCCGCCCTGAGGCCACCGGTTATCTGCACGTAGTCGAAGTTGCTTTCCCCGAACTGCACGGTGCGGCGCACAGCCTTGCCGTCCTGCACCACAAACACGGGCTGCTCTTTGCCTCCTTGGTAGAAAGGGCCGTTTTTGACGCGCACCACGTTGTGCAGGGATTTGGTTACCACAAATACATCGGCCCGCAGGTTGGCGCGCAGGGCGGGGTGGTGGTCTTGGGTCAGGTTGGCGTAAAACGTGACTACCCCCTTCTCCACAGCCGGACTGATAGTGCTGATGACGCCCCGCAAATCGGTGCCGTTCACCCGAATAACTACCGGGTCCTGGAGGTGGAGGGCGTCGGCGTAGGTATCGGAAATGGTGGCGCGCACCCGGAAGCGGCTCAGGTCGGCCACGCGGGCCAGGGCGTCGCCAGCCTGCACGGTGGTGCCCAGGTCCTCATTCACCCAGGTGAGCACGCCAGGCTGCTGGCTGCTGATGTTGGCCTGCTGCAGCTTGCCGGCCAGCTCGGCAATGCTGCGGTCCTGAATCTGCATGGTAAAGCCCAGCTCGCGCACGTCGGCGGCGTTGGCGGCGCGCTGGTTCCGGATCTGCTCCCCGAGGCGCTGTAGCTCTAGTTGGGCTACCCGCAGGTTCAGCTCGGCCTGGCGCACGCTCTCGGAGGTTCCGCCACCAATTTTAAGCAGGTATTGCTCGTCGCGCAGGGCCGACTGCAGGCTGCGGACTTTCACCTGCTGCACCTGCTCCTGGGAGCGGAGGTCGTTGAGGGCTTTTTCGAGGCTGAGCTGCAGCTGGCCGTTCTTGTTGCGGTTCTGCTGCTGCTCGTCCTGGAGCTTGGCCAGAGCCGTGTTGGTCAGCTCCTTGTCCAGTTCCAGAATAGTTTGGCCGGGCTGCACCTTGCTACCCACCGGCACTGCTACCCGCCGGATGGTGCTCTGAATGGGGCTGGTAATGACCGCCTCATGAGCCGGAATAATGATGCCGGCGGCCGTGAGTGAGGCCTCTACATCGCCGGTTTCGGTGCGGGCCGTCAGGATGCTGTTGCGGTTGAGACTGGGCTTGAGCACGCTGCGGAACGCCCACAAGCTTAGCATAACAATCAGAACGGCCCCGGCCCCCACCAGCCAGCGGTGGCGCTGACGGCGAGCTTGGGTAGTAGAAGATATGGCTCTGTCCATTTTCGTACAGGAAGGAAAGGGATTCCTGTACAGTCAGCCAAGGGCCATGCCATATTGATAATGTATTGATAATCAACATATTATCATTAGGATAACTATTCTACGCTTTAAGAAATATGTCCATAAATGGACACGCTGTTCGGAAACGCTTTGAGAGCAGGAAGCCAACGGACAAACAATGAAGTAGCGGGAAGCCCTATTATCAAGTCGCTTGGAAGTATCCCATGTGCTGCAGCCGAACCTCATCTCGGCCTTCTCTCATTGGGGAGGGGTAGTAAATCCGATGGCAAGGTCAGCAGGCTAAATGTTCCGGCAAGCCCGCCAGGCTGGGATGGTATAGACTCCTACCCCTCTGCGCCACCGGAAGGGGTAGCAAAAGAGCAGAAACAGAACGTATCGATAGGGAAAGATTGCGCGTGACTGTCTCAGGAAATGGCTGTTTTAGCACCCACCTGATTAGGCCCACTAGCGGCCTTGCTACGCCTACCTGAACTGTTGGTAGAGAATTATTTCTAATAATAGAGCCACCGCCAGAACATCTTTGTGCAACAACATCCCGGCT is a genomic window containing:
- a CDS encoding ABC transporter ATP-binding protein, whose translation is MENILAQSAVRPQANGATLAATSQPVIQLRDIEKIYQTKTIETVALNRVNLTINKGEFVSIMGPSGCGKSTLLSIMGLLDEPTSGVIELDGRPVQSYSDKELAALRNHKIGFVFQSYHLINDLTVLDNVELPLLYRPGVGGKERRERAYAALDKVGLSARTNHFPTQLSGGQRQRVAIARALAGRPEIILADEPTGNLDSVMGEEIMDLLLGLNRQDGTTIVMVTHDEQQARRTERLIRFFDGSQVS
- a CDS encoding TolC family protein; translation: MKPFLWLLPVVGLLHQPAAAQAPAPALTLPSVIDLALNQSAAAKQTQTTRDKSYWVWRTYQANYRPQLGLQGTLPGFSRAVTPVVQPDGTTDFRAVRINNSNLALSVTQNIGLTGGQVFVASEVQRFDDFNGRLKRYNNQPVAIGLTQPLGKFNGLKWDRRIEPLRYEESQRQYVEERESIAQRITELYFDVLEQQVNAEVASQNVQANEELLRIGKERYQLGRLSQSDLLRLELNLLNARQAMAQGQLDAQNAAVSLQSYTGLQAATIRLAVPPAAPRLVVLAEQALAQARQNRSVVLAFRRRLLQAEREVALARGTTGFQATLSANLGYVNQAGNLWDTYLALQNQQQVQLTFALPLVDWGKQKSIVKTAELTRRQVQTDVAQEETSFELNVQVQATQLATLSEQLNLSARADSLAQQRYTIAQATYKVGRISLTDLTIASAEKDQARRAYILALRAAWVAHYRLRALTLYDFERQLPLAAK
- a CDS encoding serine hydrolase, yielding MLLLRSLTTALAFSVSTLCSLSAQAQAPAFTSYQQFNDSLIAQFNRGDFKASEASSSPALRQLEEAGSMTRFLTDLKAKTGRITATKALSEQGKRHEFEWRGEKQNLRVMLVSSAPGVLDDYTISDFIAQPNARTTPALTDNRQQSALDQAVHRAATLYMQHPDAAGLSIGIYQGGKMSFYNYGEVEKGSGRRPTAATYYDMGSVAKTFVGTLLAQAVLDKKLKLDDDIRKYLPGSYPNLAFEGEPVRVLHLANHTSGMPTTSQVYSPARKEWQSKMSLVERTAYYNQYSADSLLRDMHQFQLATKPGTTYRYNGVAMLVLQLLLERVYQQPYEQLVTKFVRTRFGMTDTKRVLSATEHQRYATGYDKQQQPQQHPNYTGYWGGPNMSSTAADLLKYAAANLAEREPAVRLAHQRTRGTEGEFGMGLGWMLDTDTNGRRRIYHDGQSIGFNTRFVVYPERNLGIVLLVNENISQSRLTQLEQYLQQELPSVASATLTKSAR
- a CDS encoding efflux RND transporter periplasmic adaptor subunit, producing the protein MDRAISSTTQARRQRHRWLVGAGAVLIVMLSLWAFRSVLKPSLNRNSILTARTETGDVEASLTAAGIIIPAHEAVITSPIQSTIRRVAVPVGSKVQPGQTILELDKELTNTALAKLQDEQQQNRNKNGQLQLSLEKALNDLRSQEQVQQVKVRSLQSALRDEQYLLKIGGGTSESVRQAELNLRVAQLELQRLGEQIRNQRAANAADVRELGFTMQIQDRSIAELAGKLQQANISSQQPGVLTWVNEDLGTTVQAGDALARVADLSRFRVRATISDTYADALHLQDPVVIRVNGTDLRGVISTISPAVEKGVVTFYANLTQDHHPALRANLRADVFVVTKSLHNVVRVKNGPFYQGGKEQPVFVVQDGKAVRRTVQFGESNFDYVQITGGLRAGEEVIVSDMKDHTETPELTIQD